From the genome of Chroicocephalus ridibundus chromosome 1, bChrRid1.1, whole genome shotgun sequence, one region includes:
- the LOC134512817 gene encoding olfactory receptor 52R1-like, translating into MSLNSTAFSHPPFLLLIGIPGLEKEQFWIAFPFCIMYAIAVLGNIALLLIIMAEPSLHEPMYLFLAMLAFTDLVLSTSTLPKMLGIFWLGYGEIGFLCCLAQLFFIHTFSSVESGVLMAMALDRYIAICHPLRHSSILSVPVVVALESLVLVRGVLLVSPLCFLLHRMPFCQHHVISHSYCEHMALVKLVCGDTRVNVIYGLFVAFIVIGSDMILISVSYTMILRVVMRLSSAEARLKAFSTCASHVCVILAFYVPALFTFLTHRFGQSIPPPVHIMVANLYLLVPPVLNPIVYGVRTKKLWDRVVLLFQQKGN; encoded by the coding sequence gcaGTTCTGGATTGCCTTCCCCTTCTGCATCATGTATGCCATTGCTGTGCTGGGGAACATCGCCCTTCTCCTCATTATAATGGCAGAGCCAAGCCTGCACGAGCCCATGTACCTCTTCCTGGCCATGCTGGCCTTCACTGACCTGGTCCTATCGACATCCACACTACCCAAAATGCTTGGCATCTTCTGGCTGGGCTACGGGGAGATTGGGTTTCTCTGCTGCCTTGCTCAGTTGTTCTTCATCCACACCTTCTCATCGGTGGAGTCGGGCGTGCTCATGGCCATGGCCTTGGATCGCTATATCGCTATTTGCCACCCATTGCGGCACTCCAGCATTCTCTCTGTGCCGGTGGTGGTGGCCCTCGAGAGCCTGGTGCTGGTGCGTGGGGTCCTCCTGGTGAGtcccctctgcttcctcctccacaGGATGCCCTTTTGCCAGCATCACGTCATCTCCCACTCCTACTGCGAGCACATGGCCTTGGTGAAGCTGGTGTGCGGGGACACCAGAGTCAATGTCATTTACGGCCTCTTCGTGGCTTTCATAGTGATAGGGTCTGACATGATCCTGATATCTGTGTCCTACACCATGATCCTGCGGGTGGTAATGAGGCTGTCATCTGCAGAGGCACGACTCAAGGCCTTCAGCACTTGTGCATCCCATGTCTGTGTCATTCTTGCCTTTTATGTCCCTGCCCTCTTCACATTCCTCACCCACCGGTTtgggcagagcatccctccccCGGTCCATATAATGGTGGCCAATCTCTACCTGCTGGTGCCCCCCGTGTTAAACCCCATTGTTTATGGGGTGAGAACCAAGAAGCTCTGGGACAGGGTGgtcctcctcttccagcagaaGGGAAACTGA